One window of the Candidatus Chryseobacterium colombiense genome contains the following:
- the aroB gene encoding 3-dehydroquinate synthase, with protein MITILNDNFSQLNEFLHEKSFSKIFILVDENTHEYCLPVLLGNMETDLGFEILEIEAGEEMKNIQTANQLWEILTEMQADRKALVINLGGGVITDMGGFVASTYKRGIQFINIPTTLLSMCDASIGGKTGIDLMHFKNMVGTFTFPEQIFIYPQFLETLPFKELRSGFAEMLKHGLIADKSHWENLIYINKLDTESVIPYIVTSMNIKQNVVDQDFHEKNIRKTLNFGHTIGHAIESLCLSQGNPILHGEAVAAGMICEAHLSYLEGLLSEDDSKMIIEKIQKYYPYLDISDFKDEDIFALLLNDKKNVNSNINFSLLSGIGISVFDHQSSQKNILESLNFYRKLNNA; from the coding sequence ATGATAACAATATTAAATGATAATTTTTCTCAGTTAAACGAATTCTTACACGAAAAATCGTTTAGCAAAATTTTTATTCTGGTCGATGAAAATACCCATGAATATTGTCTTCCTGTTCTTTTAGGAAATATGGAGACCGATTTGGGGTTTGAAATTCTGGAGATAGAAGCGGGAGAAGAAATGAAAAATATCCAGACCGCTAATCAGCTTTGGGAAATTTTGACAGAAATGCAGGCCGACAGAAAAGCTTTGGTTATTAATCTCGGCGGTGGTGTAATTACGGATATGGGAGGTTTTGTAGCATCTACCTATAAAAGAGGAATTCAGTTTATCAATATTCCTACCACCCTTTTGTCAATGTGTGATGCTTCTATAGGAGGAAAAACAGGAATTGACCTTATGCATTTTAAAAATATGGTGGGAACCTTTACCTTCCCTGAACAGATCTTTATATATCCTCAATTTTTAGAAACTCTTCCTTTTAAAGAGTTGAGAAGCGGGTTCGCCGAAATGCTTAAACACGGATTGATTGCAGATAAATCGCATTGGGAAAACCTTATTTACATCAATAAGCTGGATACTGAAAGTGTGATTCCTTATATTGTAACATCCATGAATATTAAACAGAATGTTGTAGATCAGGATTTTCATGAGAAAAATATTAGAAAAACCTTAAACTTTGGACATACTATCGGACATGCGATCGAAAGTTTATGTCTTAGTCAGGGAAATCCTATTCTTCATGGTGAAGCAGTTGCTGCTGGGATGATTTGTGAAGCACATCTCTCTTATCTTGAAGGTTTACTTTCAGAAGATGATTCTAAAATGATCATTGAAAAGATTCAAAAATATTATCCTTATTTAGATATCAGCGATTTTAAGGATGAAGACATCTTTGCCTTACTATTAAATGATAAGAAGAATGTAAATAGCAATATCAACTTTTCTTTACTTTCCGGAATTGGAATAAGTGTTTTTGATCATCAGTCCAGTCAGAAAAACATACTTGAATCATTAAATTTTTACAGAAAATTAAATAATGCTTAG
- a CDS encoding pseudouridine synthase, translated as MSRDNNSGKPKRPRTSTRNNSDDSRASRSGNSGPKSFKKSFPKAGERNSDSKRSGSTSYQDRMDKKFGKTEQTDFITNSSEERKTFGKSAPKRGGSRPNSFDTRDKYERGSLKYGKRPGTENREDKNKSFVQKRRLNKIEKDVHKDTIRLNKYIANSGVCSRREADELITQGLVEVNGKVVTEMGYQVQKTDKVVFDGQNITPEKPVYVLLNKPKGYISTTKDDKARKTVMDLVANASPYRLFPVGRLDRSTTGVILLTNDGHMTKKLTHPSFDAKKIYHVTLDKKLTHEDMKLIAEGIRLDEGVAVVDQISFIEGKPKNEVGIEIHIGWNRVIRRIFQRLGYEVEALDRVMFAGLTKKNIKRGHWRILTELEVNNLKML; from the coding sequence ATGAGCAGAGACAATAATTCAGGAAAACCCAAAAGACCAAGAACTTCAACTAGAAATAATTCTGATGATTCTCGCGCTTCAAGATCCGGAAATTCTGGACCTAAATCCTTTAAAAAATCTTTTCCTAAAGCAGGAGAAAGAAATTCTGATTCCAAAAGGAGTGGTAGCACAAGTTACCAAGACAGAATGGATAAGAAATTTGGAAAAACTGAACAAACAGATTTTATTACCAATTCGAGTGAAGAGAGAAAGACTTTTGGTAAATCTGCACCCAAAAGAGGGGGCAGTAGACCTAATAGTTTTGACACCCGAGATAAATACGAAAGAGGCAGCCTAAAATACGGAAAAAGGCCAGGAACAGAAAACAGAGAAGATAAAAATAAATCTTTCGTACAAAAAAGAAGATTAAACAAGATTGAAAAAGATGTTCATAAGGACACAATCCGTCTTAATAAATATATCGCAAACTCAGGAGTTTGCAGCAGGAGAGAAGCTGATGAACTAATCACCCAAGGTTTAGTTGAAGTCAATGGAAAAGTGGTAACTGAAATGGGGTATCAGGTTCAGAAAACAGATAAAGTAGTTTTTGACGGACAGAACATTACTCCTGAAAAACCGGTTTACGTTCTTCTGAACAAACCTAAAGGATATATTTCTACTACAAAAGATGATAAAGCCAGAAAAACGGTAATGGATTTGGTAGCCAATGCTTCTCCTTATCGTCTTTTCCCTGTCGGAAGGCTAGATCGATCCACAACAGGAGTTATTCTTTTAACGAATGATGGGCATATGACGAAAAAATTGACTCACCCTTCATTTGATGCTAAAAAAATCTATCATGTAACGTTAGATAAGAAACTAACACATGAAGATATGAAGTTAATTGCAGAAGGAATTCGTCTGGATGAAGGAGTAGCAGTTGTAGACCAGATTTCTTTCATCGAAGGAAAGCCTAAAAATGAAGTCGGTATTGAAATCCATATCGGATGGAACCGCGTTATCAGAAGAATATTCCAACGACTAGGATATGAAGTTGAAGCTCTTGACAGGGTAATGTTTGCAGGATTAACAAAAAAGAATATTAAGAGAGGACACTGGAGAATCCTTACAGAGCTGGAAGTGAATAATCTTAAAATGCTTTAA
- the pncA gene encoding bifunctional nicotinamidase/pyrazinamidase produces MKKALIIVDVQNDFCEGGALAVPGANEIIPYINLLMEENEYDQIVLTQDWHPANHKSFASNNGRKVGESIILNGIPQFMWPDHCIQGTFGAEFHKDLNRDKVTHIVQKGKNTEIDSYSGFQDNNHFMKTGLDDFLKYHEIQLVEIVGLAMDYCVKFTCLDAVANGYITCLHFNGTKAVNVKPDNGRDAIYEMIEKGVTVLG; encoded by the coding sequence ATGAAAAAAGCATTAATAATAGTCGATGTACAGAACGATTTTTGTGAAGGAGGCGCATTGGCTGTTCCGGGAGCAAACGAAATAATACCTTATATTAATCTTCTGATGGAAGAAAACGAGTATGATCAAATCGTACTGACACAGGATTGGCATCCTGCCAATCATAAAAGTTTTGCCAGTAATAATGGCAGAAAAGTAGGTGAAAGTATTATTCTAAATGGTATTCCTCAGTTTATGTGGCCGGATCATTGTATACAGGGAACTTTTGGAGCTGAATTCCATAAAGATTTAAACAGAGATAAGGTAACGCATATCGTTCAGAAAGGTAAAAATACTGAAATTGACAGCTACAGCGGTTTTCAGGATAATAATCACTTTATGAAAACAGGATTGGATGATTTCTTGAAATACCATGAAATTCAATTGGTGGAAATTGTTGGATTAGCGATGGATTACTGTGTGAAGTTTACCTGTTTGGATGCCGTAGCTAACGGATATATTACCTGTTTGCATTTTAATGGAACAAAAGCTGTAAATGTGAAGCCCGACAACGGAAGAGATGCTATTTATGAAATGATTGAGAAAGGCGTGACTGTTCTTGGCTAA
- a CDS encoding DEAD/DEAH box helicase → MSFESLGLSSNIIRSVKKLGYLKPFPIQEQAVPVILQGKNLMGIAQTGSGKTACFVMPILEKLQNTEIKKDRNIQVLILVPTRELAIQIDEVFRAFTDDLKREIRTMAVYGGVSINPQMKGMHGVEVLIATPGRLLDLIDHNALSISRIQHLVIDEADKMFQLGFGEEMNKLFAMMPVAKQVTLFSATLNDKVSEMKERLSINPTIIEIKKEEVEIDNIEQLAYHVAPENKGPFLRYLIKEKNIEKALIFVSSTRSADNLVEKLKKNKIKAVAIHSQKSQGARRNNLEEFKGKGAQILVATDLIGRGIHIDALPYVINYELPRSPLDYVHRIGRTGRAHEKGTAISILTDDELHHFRVIQKKMGKKVTLQRTEDINLHGY, encoded by the coding sequence ATGTCATTTGAATCTCTGGGATTATCATCCAATATTATTCGTTCTGTTAAAAAACTGGGTTATTTAAAGCCTTTTCCTATCCAGGAACAGGCTGTTCCCGTCATTTTACAGGGAAAAAACCTGATGGGAATTGCACAGACCGGTTCCGGGAAAACAGCTTGTTTTGTAATGCCTATTTTAGAAAAATTACAAAACACAGAAATTAAAAAGGACCGTAATATACAGGTTTTAATATTGGTTCCAACAAGAGAGCTGGCCATTCAGATTGATGAAGTTTTCAGAGCTTTTACAGATGACTTAAAGCGGGAAATCCGTACAATGGCTGTTTACGGAGGTGTTTCCATCAATCCGCAGATGAAGGGAATGCATGGCGTAGAAGTTCTTATTGCCACACCTGGACGTTTATTGGATCTCATTGATCATAATGCCTTAAGTATTTCCCGGATTCAGCATTTGGTGATTGATGAAGCCGATAAAATGTTTCAGCTGGGATTCGGGGAAGAAATGAATAAGCTTTTTGCCATGATGCCCGTAGCAAAGCAGGTAACGTTATTTTCTGCGACGCTGAATGATAAAGTTTCTGAAATGAAGGAACGTTTATCTATCAATCCTACAATCATTGAAATCAAAAAAGAAGAAGTTGAAATTGATAATATTGAGCAATTGGCTTATCACGTTGCTCCGGAAAATAAAGGTCCTTTTTTACGGTATTTAATTAAAGAAAAAAACATTGAAAAAGCATTGATTTTTGTTTCCTCTACAAGATCTGCAGATAATCTGGTAGAAAAACTAAAAAAGAACAAAATAAAAGCAGTGGCCATTCACAGCCAGAAATCGCAGGGTGCACGTAGAAATAATTTAGAAGAGTTTAAAGGAAAAGGTGCTCAGATTTTGGTTGCCACAGATTTAATCGGCCGTGGAATTCATATTGATGCTTTGCCTTATGTTATCAATTACGAACTGCCACGTTCTCCTTTAGACTATGTTCACCGTATCGGAAGAACAGGGCGTGCTCATGAAAAAGGAACTGCAATCAGTATCCTTACCGATGATGAATTACATCATTTTCGTGTAATCCAGAAAAAAATGGGAAAAAAGGTTACTTTGCAAAGAACTGAGGATATTAATTTACACGGTTATTAA
- a CDS encoding putative metal-dependent hydrolase, protein MNDLNLKKFPIGEFLQPENITREQLSDAIDTISDFPKRLKKLVENWSDEQLDTPYRDGGWTVRQLINHIADSHINSFTRFKLALTEDNPTIKPYEEAKWAELADSATIPVKPALRMIKGTHQRWAVLLKSLSEEQFNRTFHHPEQNINYTLKNSAALYAWHCNHHFAHIENLKIEKGW, encoded by the coding sequence ATGAATGATTTAAATTTAAAAAAATTTCCGATAGGCGAATTTTTACAGCCAGAAAATATAACCCGTGAACAATTATCTGATGCCATAGATACAATCAGCGACTTTCCTAAAAGATTAAAAAAGCTGGTAGAAAACTGGTCCGATGAACAATTAGATACACCTTACAGAGATGGAGGATGGACTGTACGACAGCTTATCAATCATATTGCAGACAGCCATATCAACAGCTTTACAAGATTTAAACTGGCATTGACGGAAGATAATCCTACTATAAAGCCTTATGAAGAAGCAAAATGGGCTGAATTGGCAGACAGTGCAACGATTCCTGTAAAACCGGCTTTAAGAATGATCAAAGGCACCCACCAAAGATGGGCGGTTTTGCTGAAAAGTCTCTCTGAAGAACAATTTAACAGAACTTTTCACCATCCGGAACAAAATATTAATTATACTCTAAAAAACAGTGCCGCTTTGTACGCGTGGCATTGCAATCATCATTTTGCACACATTGAAAATCTGAAGATCGAAAAAGGTTGGTAA
- a CDS encoding DUF1569 domain-containing protein: MVKKTLHNKYFFDEIILRISKLSADSERKWGKMNVAQMLHHCDLVLQIPLQKIELQKINYIFKAIGIATKKEMQIFNNGIPHNMPTFQKLIVNFECNFEEAQNHLLKTLDLYWEAFEKERLPKEHVLFGTMKKKDWGFLEYKHLDHHLKQFNV; this comes from the coding sequence TTGGTAAAAAAAACACTCCATAACAAATACTTTTTTGATGAGATTATACTAAGAATCTCTAAACTATCTGCCGATTCCGAACGGAAATGGGGTAAAATGAATGTTGCTCAAATGTTGCATCACTGCGATTTGGTCTTACAAATTCCTCTTCAGAAAATTGAACTTCAAAAGATCAATTATATTTTCAAGGCTATAGGGATTGCCACAAAAAAAGAAATGCAAATTTTTAATAACGGAATTCCTCATAATATGCCCACTTTTCAAAAACTAATCGTTAATTTTGAGTGTAATTTTGAAGAAGCCCAAAACCATCTTTTAAAAACATTGGATCTTTATTGGGAAGCCTTTGAAAAAGAACGTTTACCAAAAGAACATGTTCTTTTTGGAACTATGAAAAAAAAGGACTGGGGGTTTTTAGAATACAAACATCTCGACCATCATCTTAAACAATTTAATGTATGA
- the ytxJ gene encoding bacillithiol system redox-active protein YtxJ — protein sequence MSFFDKIFGGKEEPKEQKSYWNRIESEDDLKVAIENSHARKIAIFKHSTSCFISKTVLRNFEKDIESLEQTDDIAELYFLDLLAYRSLSNKIAEDLGIRHESPQLIVIENGKAINDASHQSISINQVS from the coding sequence ATGAGTTTTTTTGATAAAATATTTGGCGGAAAAGAAGAGCCAAAAGAGCAGAAATCATATTGGAACAGAATAGAATCCGAAGATGACCTGAAAGTTGCCATTGAAAATTCTCATGCCCGTAAAATTGCCATATTCAAACATTCCACCAGTTGCTTTATCAGCAAAACAGTTTTAAGGAATTTTGAAAAGGATATAGAAAGTCTTGAGCAGACAGATGATATAGCAGAACTTTATTTTTTAGATTTACTCGCTTACAGATCTTTGTCCAATAAGATTGCGGAAGATCTTGGTATAAGGCATGAAAGCCCGCAATTGATTGTCATAGAAAACGGAAAAGCAATAAATGATGCTTCCCATCAAAGCATATCCATAAATCAAGTATCATGA
- a CDS encoding Crp/Fnr family transcriptional regulator yields the protein MKNINTYLADILEVPVENVSTCSLHYEIKKVAKNDFLLRYGEVCRYNFFVEKGLIKMYSIDKNGKEHIIQFAPESWLISDRSSLYFNEKSVYYIEAVEDSEVLLLQPDFFKKLVEQFPNIASKNDILLQKHVRSLQNRINSLLGETAEERYLRFINMYPDLLLRVPQWMIASYLGITPESLSRVRKELAKKNFVTDK from the coding sequence ATGAAAAATATTAACACCTATTTAGCAGACATTCTCGAAGTTCCCGTAGAAAATGTAAGTACATGCAGCCTTCATTATGAAATAAAAAAAGTAGCTAAAAATGATTTCCTTTTGCGATACGGGGAAGTCTGCCGATACAATTTCTTTGTAGAAAAGGGATTGATCAAGATGTATTCTATTGATAAAAACGGAAAAGAGCACATCATACAGTTTGCACCGGAAAGCTGGCTGATTTCTGACAGAAGCAGCCTTTATTTCAATGAAAAATCAGTTTACTATATTGAAGCGGTAGAAGATTCTGAAGTCTTATTGTTACAGCCTGATTTTTTTAAAAAACTGGTAGAACAATTCCCAAATATTGCTTCAAAAAATGATATTCTGCTGCAAAAGCATGTAAGAAGTCTTCAAAACAGAATCAATTCTTTATTAGGAGAAACAGCAGAAGAAAGATATCTGAGATTTATAAATATGTACCCGGATTTGCTGTTAAGAGTTCCGCAGTGGATGATTGCTTCTTATCTAGGTATTACCCCTGAAAGCCTGAGCCGAGTAAGAAAAGAACTGGCAAAAAAGAATTTTGTAACAGATAAATAA
- a CDS encoding helix-turn-helix domain-containing protein → MQYIVIIGAFQAVVALWLLQFREKKSVSNYLFIFLLSAIAVHLAIKFVIFNFILDESIRQQMNTFIGVCYGPLIYLYVLSKTKKDFSIAGKWFIFIPLFVLMIAYFTISCVFVILNHVDQKLLDLYNNFSLYLIFTINLYYPLKSILIVRKTEVEKIEYDVITRISYCILFMEFGVILSKTMLYMFPEEANIINLSIRTAAYFLLLVICLLIVRKSLKTDHAFIQQIDSNITDQIPVNHVFNENALTFNTVDYEIKFSELWQKMDQSVRQKQLYRDCDLNLDQLALQTEINKYQISEMLNAYKHKPFYRYINEYRIEYFKNIVEKAIEKDENINFLSFAYEAGFKSKSSFNRYFKEIIGKTPSEYYKSAVNENKQPSFEISA, encoded by the coding sequence ATGCAATATATAGTTATTATTGGGGCTTTTCAGGCTGTTGTGGCGCTTTGGCTTTTGCAATTCAGAGAGAAAAAATCAGTATCAAATTATCTGTTTATTTTTCTTCTTTCAGCCATTGCTGTTCATTTGGCAATTAAGTTCGTTATTTTCAATTTTATTCTTGACGAAAGTATCAGACAGCAAATGAATACGTTTATTGGAGTCTGCTATGGTCCTTTGATCTATTTATATGTTCTGAGTAAAACAAAAAAGGACTTTTCCATTGCCGGTAAATGGTTTATTTTTATTCCGCTTTTTGTACTCATGATCGCTTATTTTACCATTTCCTGTGTATTTGTGATTTTAAATCATGTCGATCAGAAGCTACTCGATTTATACAATAATTTCAGTTTATATTTAATATTTACAATCAACTTATATTATCCTTTAAAAAGTATTTTAATAGTCAGAAAAACTGAGGTTGAAAAGATTGAATACGATGTAATTACAAGAATTTCCTACTGCATTCTTTTTATGGAATTCGGAGTCATACTTTCCAAAACAATGCTTTATATGTTTCCTGAAGAAGCGAATATAATCAATCTGTCTATACGGACTGCCGCTTATTTTTTACTGTTGGTGATCTGTCTTTTAATTGTAAGAAAAAGCTTAAAAACCGATCATGCTTTTATTCAGCAAATCGATTCAAATATTACAGATCAAATACCTGTTAATCATGTTTTTAATGAGAATGCTTTAACATTCAATACAGTTGATTACGAGATAAAATTCAGTGAACTCTGGCAAAAGATGGATCAGTCGGTAAGACAAAAACAGTTGTACAGAGACTGTGATCTGAATCTTGATCAACTTGCTCTGCAAACGGAAATCAACAAGTATCAGATCAGCGAAATGCTGAATGCTTATAAACACAAGCCATTCTACCGCTACATCAATGAATATCGCATTGAATACTTTAAAAATATAGTGGAAAAGGCTATAGAAAAAGATGAAAATATCAATTTCCTGTCCTTTGCCTACGAAGCTGGTTTTAAATCGAAATCATCTTTTAACCGTTATTTTAAAGAAATAATTGGTAAAACACCTTCAGAATACTATAAAAGTGCTGTCAATGAAAATAAACAGCCCAGCTTTGAAATTAGTGCATAA
- a CDS encoding TonB-dependent receptor, with amino-acid sequence MNNSVGFSKQKSRIIQISAFFLMASLGTIHAQSIKGTIVGKTNGALPGANISIVDADAKAVSSLDGDFSLLAPRLGEINLKVEYIGYETKIFPITIKEGTNDIGYITIAPEEKKNKEKVSDIQQVVISRPNALTQAKAYEIKKNNNAIMEVIAADAIGKLPDRNAAEAVQRVQGVAVARYHGEADQATVRGTPFAWTSALFNGNRLPSANVLGNRSFVLDVIPSELIQFVQVSKAVTPDMDGDAIGGSINFITRTAPAKKTLSVSGAGGYNTFSQNATYNGSIVYGDRFFKNKLGVILSGAIWDRQWGADSFDVTYNTGSSNNVQKNSISTVMMKRYMGTRRTIGLNGGLEYKFNANNKIYFRGMFNKFDDIRPVYESYVDYNNSRYQYNFRYSHYQTELYGMELGGEHSLSKKLNLDWMLSDYQAKYFLNTPPTNDIKGLPIATFRQKITGGFANLSNDGKRYWSFDSPNGVGGEYLDYGSETTNLNEVMSADKLLLSQLVIAKLDNNERDKIARLNLKYDVNSNITLKIGAKYREKDRNSTYGYNAVYIPTTSSLLSLSQLATTEPPKGTTFLNGMNGDYSSYIMNPPTKDQLFQMYSPQFLQQNGFKDFSSADANATSVYTGEENVFATYAMAEIKASDKFKIVGGFRNETTRLTLYGSKATKESAASTVISPSTVESNYNAFLPMLHLRYTISPKSNIRFAYTRSFIRPNFGDMSPGSSIDNTTSPNKITRGNPDLKPTFSHNFDLMGEYYFDNIGILSGGVFYKKISDIVFQDTSIMNLSGTDYMVTQAKNLKDSNLLGFEMGINKRFDFLPGFWSGFGVEFNYTYIDSKVDVSRNDANGALIATDRTSLPNQSKNLFNTILYYEGNKVMIRFAGNFRGKSLETINKDLGPQYYIWSDKNFTIDFSASYDISKKLKLFIELNNLSNESLRLYMGDNKKRITSNEWYGSRGQLGIRWQIF; translated from the coding sequence ATGAACAATTCAGTTGGTTTTTCAAAACAAAAGTCAAGAATCATTCAGATATCTGCATTTTTCCTGATGGCTTCTTTGGGAACCATTCATGCACAGTCTATCAAAGGAACCATAGTAGGGAAAACAAACGGAGCTCTTCCGGGAGCTAATATTTCAATCGTAGATGCTGATGCAAAAGCAGTTTCTTCATTAGACGGAGACTTCAGCCTTCTTGCTCCGAGATTAGGAGAGATCAATCTGAAAGTAGAATATATCGGTTATGAAACAAAAATTTTTCCTATCACCATAAAGGAAGGAACTAATGATATCGGATATATTACGATAGCGCCTGAAGAAAAAAAGAATAAAGAAAAGGTAAGCGATATTCAGCAGGTGGTTATTTCAAGGCCGAATGCTTTAACTCAAGCCAAAGCTTACGAAATCAAGAAAAACAACAACGCTATTATGGAAGTGATTGCAGCCGATGCGATCGGGAAACTGCCGGACAGAAATGCCGCTGAAGCGGTACAGCGGGTTCAGGGAGTCGCAGTGGCTAGATATCATGGTGAGGCAGATCAGGCAACGGTAAGAGGAACTCCTTTTGCATGGACTTCAGCATTATTCAACGGAAACAGGCTTCCCAGTGCGAATGTTTTAGGAAACAGATCGTTTGTTTTGGATGTTATTCCTTCTGAACTGATTCAATTTGTACAGGTCTCAAAAGCAGTAACTCCGGATATGGACGGTGATGCGATTGGTGGAAGCATTAATTTCATTACAAGAACAGCACCCGCAAAGAAAACTTTGAGTGTAAGTGGAGCAGGAGGTTATAATACTTTTTCACAGAACGCTACCTATAACGGATCAATTGTGTATGGTGACCGTTTTTTTAAAAACAAATTAGGAGTTATCCTTTCAGGTGCAATCTGGGACAGACAATGGGGAGCAGATTCGTTTGATGTGACTTACAATACTGGTTCTTCCAATAATGTTCAAAAAAATTCCATCAGTACGGTTATGATGAAGCGGTACATGGGAACAAGAAGAACGATAGGTTTAAATGGAGGACTAGAATATAAGTTTAATGCAAATAATAAAATCTATTTCCGCGGTATGTTCAATAAATTTGATGACATCCGTCCGGTTTATGAATCTTATGTAGATTACAACAACAGCCGCTATCAATATAATTTCAGATATTCTCATTATCAAACCGAATTATACGGAATGGAATTAGGGGGAGAGCATTCACTTTCTAAAAAACTAAATTTAGATTGGATGTTAAGTGATTATCAGGCTAAATATTTTCTTAATACGCCTCCGACCAATGATATAAAAGGACTTCCTATTGCCACTTTCAGACAAAAAATTACCGGAGGCTTTGCCAATCTTTCGAATGATGGGAAACGGTATTGGAGTTTTGACTCACCGAATGGAGTTGGAGGAGAATATTTAGATTACGGTTCAGAAACAACCAATCTAAACGAAGTGATGAGTGCAGATAAATTGCTGCTTTCTCAATTGGTGATTGCAAAATTAGATAATAATGAAAGAGACAAAATCGCAAGATTAAACCTGAAATATGATGTCAATTCAAATATTACCTTAAAAATCGGGGCAAAATATCGTGAAAAGGACAGAAACAGTACTTATGGATATAATGCTGTTTATATTCCTACCACCTCTTCATTATTGAGTCTATCTCAATTAGCTACAACAGAGCCACCAAAAGGAACAACTTTTCTAAACGGGATGAATGGCGATTACAGTTCATACATCATGAATCCGCCAACAAAAGATCAGCTTTTCCAGATGTATTCTCCTCAGTTTCTGCAGCAGAATGGCTTTAAAGATTTTTCTAGTGCAGATGCCAATGCAACAAGTGTTTACACCGGGGAAGAAAATGTTTTTGCAACTTATGCCATGGCAGAAATTAAAGCCAGTGATAAATTTAAGATTGTCGGAGGTTTCAGAAACGAAACAACAAGACTGACTTTATACGGTTCAAAAGCTACTAAAGAAAGTGCTGCTTCCACGGTAATCAGCCCATCAACTGTAGAGAGTAATTATAATGCTTTTCTTCCCATGCTTCATTTACGATATACTATTTCACCAAAATCAAACATAAGATTTGCTTATACAAGGTCGTTCATCAGACCCAATTTCGGAGATATGTCACCGGGTTCAAGTATTGATAATACAACCAGCCCGAACAAGATCACCAGAGGAAATCCAGATTTAAAACCGACTTTCAGTCACAATTTTGATTTGATGGGTGAGTATTATTTTGACAATATTGGTATTCTTTCAGGAGGTGTCTTTTATAAAAAGATTTCAGACATCGTTTTTCAGGACACCTCCATTATGAATCTTAGCGGAACGGATTATATGGTCACCCAGGCCAAAAATCTTAAAGATTCAAATCTTCTTGGTTTTGAAATGGGAATCAATAAGCGTTTTGACTTTTTACCTGGTTTCTGGAGTGGTTTTGGGGTAGAGTTTAACTACACCTATATCGATTCTAAAGTTGATGTTTCAAGAAATGACGCCAACGGAGCATTGATCGCTACAGACCGTACTTCGCTTCCTAATCAGTCGAAGAATCTTTTTAATACTATTCTTTACTATGAAGGAAACAAAGTAATGATCCGTTTTGCCGGAAACTTCAGAGGAAAGTCTTTAGAAACCATCAATAAGGATCTTGGTCCTCAATATTACATCTGGTCAGACAAAAACTTTACAATTGATTTTTCTGCAAGCTATGACATCAGCAAGAAACTTAAATTGTTTATTGAACTCAACAACCTAAGCAATGAAAGCTTAAGACTTTATATGGGAGACAACAAAAAAAGAATCACTTCCAATGAATGGTACGGAAGCAGAGGACAATTGGGAATTCGTTGGCAAATATTTTAA